The genomic DNA GGCCCGCATGGCCGTGAGGGCGAACTGCTCGATCTCGAGGGACTCGCGGAGCTCGCTCACGCGCTCGGCGGCTAGCCGCTCGAAGTTCGCCCGCGCCTTCACGCGCTCCGAGTGGTCGGCGGCCCAGAAGGCAGCGCCCGACAGGGCTACCCCGACTCCGACGATCACCGCCAGCGAGACCGCGCCCCGGCGATGCGTGTCCTCGTGCGATTGGTGTGGACCCATCAGTTTCTCACTCCGGCGTCAGGCGTGTCGTGAGGCGAGAGGCCAGTGCTCGAGGCCAGGTCCGGTCGCTTCGCTGTCCGTCGCGCATCTTGGAAACTCCACTGGTGATGGGACAGACAGCCCCGTCCTGGTGAATGAGCAAACAGCGTGCCCAGGGCATTGGAGCAGGGTGCCGGGCCGCGGCGGCGCCGTAACCTGCTAAACACACGAGACTTGCAGCCCGTCAGCCCCCGGCGCACAGGCGGCCGCGCGCCGGGGCTATGGAACCGGCGCCATACACCGCCGCAGATAGCATGCGAGGTCACATGTGCGCCGGCGCCGCCGCAGGGGAACCGGCCTGGCTGGGGGAGCCCGGGAGCACGTACCCCGCCGCCGCCGCGTAGGCGGCCAGTTGCTCCTGGAGTTCGGCGTTCGTCGCCAGTAGTTGACGGCTGGCGTTCTCGGCCGCCCGGCGGGCGACGGCCAGTTCGGTGACGTCAACAAGGTTCAGCAGGACGCCGTCATAGGCGCCGTTGCGGTAGATGGGTTGCACTCGAAGCAGAAACTCGTGTTCGCCCACGCGCCGCTGGATCACGTGGGGCTTGGCGGCCACGCGCGAGCGGAAGTCGTCGAGGACCTGCTGCACGCGGTCCCGCATGCACGCCGGATGGACATTGCCGAGCGGCTGCCCGATGAGTTCCGAGCGCTCGCGCCCCACGAAACGCAGGAAGTAGTCGTTGACCTCCACGATGCGGTCCTCGGCATCGGCGAAGACGACGCCCTCCTCCATCCCGGCGATCATGGCGGAGAGCTTGGCCGATTCTCGGGCCATGGCCTCGGCGATGCGCCTCCGGCTGGCGACCTCGCCCTCGAGGGCCTGGTTGGCCTCCTGAAGGCGGCCGGCCAGCGCGGCCATGCGCCGCGCGTACTCGATCGAGCTCAGGAAGTAGAAGGTGAGGATGCCGGTCAATATGAGAGACGAGAGAAGGATGCCCCAGGCCTCCCACGCCTGCGCCCCGTGCGCGGGGGAGGGCTCGCGGTGCTCGTCGGCCACACAGTGGTGGCTGGCAAGGATGAATAGGGCGATGGCCATCACCAGGCCGATGCCTGCGACCATGGCCACCGAGATTCTGGCCCCTCGGAGACAGCCTTCCGCGTGCTGGCGGGCTCTCATGGCGACGACCCTCAACGGCTGGTCCACGAGCGCGAAGTCACCCCGGTGCGGCGCCGGCGGCCGGGCAGCGAAGGCCATCTGCCGGCGCCGCCGACGTGGATGAGGGAGCAATCGCCGTGCCGGCCGCCCGCGCAGGCTTGGGGGCAGACGCATGAGGCCACGTGAAGGGCGGTTATGAGCAAGAGAATGGCGGCGGCGGGGGCCTGGACGCCTCGCGGTGCGGGGGCCGCGCCATACAGGGCCCTCCAGTGGCCGTCAGCGGCGACGCGCCCAGGGGTCGAGGCGGCGGAACTCGCGGAGCATGAAGTCCTTGGTCTCGGGCCGGGCGCCGATCGCGGTGTGGTCGCCGTAGTCGCCCAGGATGAAGCCGCCGTCGGGCGTGCCCCAGGTGCGCATCAACTGCCTGGCCTCGGCGGTGATGGCCCGGCGGTTGCCGGCCGGCAGGGTCGCCTGGATGTCGCAGAGGGACTCGAAGCAGACTTTGCCCGCGAACTGGCGGCCGATCTCCTCGATGCCGTTGGCCCGTGGCTGCTGCATGTTCAACACGTCCACCCCCGCCTCGATGAGGCCGGGGATGGCCTTGTTGATCTTGCCGCAGGAGTGCATCCAGACGAACCAGCCGCACTCGTGGATGGCGCGGAAGAGGCGCTGGTAGCGGGGGAGGAAGAAGCGGCGGAACAGCTCGGGCGAGACGTGCAGGTCGCTTTGTGTGCCCCAGTCCTCCGTGAAGCTCAGCGCCTGGATGCGGCTCCCCGCGATGCGGTGCATGTTGCGGATGATCCCCAGGTCGTACTCCACGATGTGCTCGGCCAGCTCGTGGATCGCGGGGCGGTCGTCCATCAGGTCGAGCATGCAGTTCTCGAAGCCGTGGAGGCTGTGCATGCGCTCCCACAGGATCATGAAGATGCCGGTCACCGTGAAGTGGTCGCGGCGGGCGGGGTCGGCAGCGAGATCGTCAAGCTGCTTCGGCACGTTCACGTAGCGGCGCGGGTCGTCGGGGTCGGGCCACGGGAAGTCGTTCATCCCCGCGAGGTCTTCGAGGGGGTGGCCCTTCACCTGGCCCATGTTGGGCACCTCGGTCTTGCCCCAGCGGCAGAGCCACTGGTCCACGGCCGGATCGTCCTGGGCCTGGGGCGGCTTGGGCTGCTCGTAGCCGATCCAGGTCACGTCGCTGGCCGGGCCGTAGCCGTTGATGGGCAGGCGCTCGGGCCGGCGGAACTCGATCGCGCGGGTCACGACTTCGCGGGGGGTCATCGGGCCTCCTGGTACTCCTGGTCCTTGCGCCAGATGCGGCCGTCCTTGCCCTCGTAGTCGGCCGTGGCCCCGCAGTTGATCAGGAGGGACGCGCCGGCGGGCCGGCCCTGTCGCAGGGGTCTCACTTCGATGGCGTTGATCATCGGGTTCTGGACCTTCGGGGCGAACGCGATGGTCAGTTCGCCGTCCTTGACCTCGGCTTGGAACTCCTTGACGAGGGCGGCGAAGCTCTGGTTGCCGGCCTCCTTGAACACATCGAAGTCCACCAGCACAGGCTTGCCTTCGATGGCGACGGTGAAGACGCGCTGCCCGGGCTCCTTGATCCCCTCGTAGGTTTCGGCGAAGTGGAGCTTCACGGAGCACGCGCCGTTGGCGATGGGGATGCGGTAGGCGGTCATGCTGTAGTGCTCGGTGAGGTAGAGAGCCTTGTCCTGGGTGTTCTTCACCTCGGCGTCGGCGCGGGCCACGGCCTTTCCGCCCACGTAGCCCCAGCGGGCGGCCGGAGCAGCGGGCGGCTGCGGCTCGGGCGCCGGACGCGCCTGACGCCCCCCGCGCGGAGCGCAGGACGCTGACAGGAGAAGCATCGCGCACACGGCGAGGCGTGCCGGAACGTTTGCTCTCATCGCAGGCTCCTTATGCCACGAAGATGACCTTGCCGGTGTTGCCGGTGTTGAAGGTGGCGTAGGCTTCGGCGCCCTGCTCGATGGGGAAGCGATGGGTGATCATCCTGGCAGCGGGCAGGCCGGCGTCGAGCAGGCGCACGATTTCGTCGAACTCGCCGAGCGGGAAGCAGGTGGAGCCGCTGAGGGTGATCTCCTTGCGGTTGAAGTGGTTGGACGGGCTGATCCTGGCCTCGGGCTGCTCGCCGACGATGGCGACGTGGCCGAAGTGGCGCACGAGGTCGAGCGCCGTGTAGAGCGGCTGGGGCTTGCCCGAGCACTCGAAGGCGCGGTCGAGGCCGTAGCCCTTCGTCAGCTCGCGAATCTGCGCCGCCACGTCGCCCGCGGCGGGGTCCACCACGTCGGCCGCGCCCAGCTTCTTCGCCAGGTCGCGCCGGAAGGCGATGGGGTCCACGGCGATCACGCGGGCGCCCAGGAAGGCCGTGACGCACACGGCCCCCAGGCCCATCGGCCCGAGGCCGAAGACGGCCACCGTGTGCCGCGCATTGGTGCCCATGCGCTTGTTCGCGTGGTGGTGGGTGCCCACGGGGTCGAGGATGAGGCAGCCCTGCTCGAACGAGACCGACTCGGGCAGCGGGAGGAGCGAGCGCTCGCAGATGCGCACGTGGGTGGCGTGCACGCCGTCGAGGCCGAAGCCGTAGACGCCCTTGTTCTTGCGGCAGTAGATGGTGTAGCCCATGCGGCAGTGGTCGCACACCCCGCAGGGGTAGATGGCGGTGGTGCACACGCGGTCGCCCACCTTGAGCACGCGCGGCTTGTCCACGGCCACCACCACGCCCGCCCCCTCGTGGCCCGGGATGAAGCGCTTTTCGCCGGGCGACTGGTAGAGGGCGTGGAGGTCGCTGCCGCAGATGGCCGCGGCCTCGAGCCTCACCACCACTTCCTCGCCCTGGGGCACGGGGTCGGGGTAGTCGCGAACCTCCACTTTCCCTGCGTCCAGAATCTTCAGGCCGCGCATGGCATGGTTCTCCTGGGGTGAGAGGGCGGCGGACGGTCGGGGCCAGTATATCGCGGCGGGTGGGAATTGCAAGATGCCCTTGCGTTCGCGGCGAAGAGCAGTACACTAGAGGGGAAGCGGCGCAGCGGCGCCGCCCCCTGAGCCTGCAACGCGGCCTCCCCCGCAACAGGGCGGTCCGTCGGCCTCATCCCGGCCCGGGGCCTGCGGAGATGCCCGCGGGGGAGGCCCTCCCTCTCGGAGCGCACCCGGTGGCGGTGGAGGCGCGAGTGGCGGTCGAGGTGAAGCGTCGGGCGCGCGGCGGGCGCCTGCCGTGCGCCGCCGCGCTGGCTCTGGCTCACGAGCTGGGCCTGCCGCCCCTGGCCGTGGGCCGGGCCGCGAACGAGCTGGGCATCAAGATTGACGATTGCCAGCTCGGCTGCTTCGGCCACGGGAAGCAGGGGCGCTGAATGGCGAACGCGCTCTGCATCATCGGCCAGAAGCACGTGGGCAAGACCACCCTCATCGAGCGGCTGATCCCCGAGCTCGCGCGGCGCGGCTACCGCGTGGCCACGGTGAAGCGGCCCGCCCACCACTTCGAGTTCGATGTCCCCGGGCGCGACAGCTACCGCCATTTCGCCGCCGGAGCGGCGGCCACCCTGGTGTACGGCGATGGCGTCGTGGGGCTCGTGCGTCGCACGGCGGCGCCGCCCGTGTTGGCGGAACTCATCGCCGAACATCTGGCCGACGCCGACCTCGTGCTGGTGGAGGGCCACAAGAGCGCGCCCCTGCCCAAGATCGAGGTGTTCCGCGCCGGCACGCACCCACGGCCCCTGTATGGCGGCCAGCCCGACATCCTGGCCATCGCGAGCGACGAGCCGCTCGAGCTGGGCATCCCGTGGCTCGACCTCGACGATGCGGGGGCCATTGCGGCCTTCATCGTTGAGCGTTTCCCCCTGCGTGCCTGAGGCCCCGCTTCATTCGGCTGACGTGTTGCGGCCCATCAGGGCTTGGCGCTCGCGACGCGGCCGCCGCCGGGGCGCGTGGGGCCGGGGCTGCGGCGCCCGCGATGGCCATCCCATAACCCTCTATGCCCCAACGCCTTACGCTCCCCATGCAGCCCCATCGCATGCTGGCTCATCCCCCAGATGAGCGCGCATGGCCGGAGCCGCGAGAATCGCCCATTCTCGCCCATCTACCCATGCTGTATCACCTTCCCACTCTCGGGGTTGATACAGCATGGGCAGGCGGCGCCCTCCCAGGAAACCGCAAGGCCCGCAACGAGCAGGCATGCCCACACCCTGCACCAGGGCAGCCGAGCCAAGATCGCCAGACTCTGAATCGTCTGGTCTCCAAGCCCTGACCGCCCGTCGCCCATATCACGCCGTGAGAGCGAAAAGGACGTAGGCGGGGGGGAGCGGCCACGAAGGGCCTCGAATCGCCAAAGCGCCATACTTGCTCAACCCAGGGGGGGAGGGAATTGAGCAAGTATGGGTGGAAAGGCCATAGAGCCGTCCGGATCGCCAAAGCGCCATACTTGCTCAGCTCTCGGCGGCGGCAGCGCTGAGCGGGTATGGAGGCGGCGTGTCTGGTTTCCCAGACTCTAGGAGCCTGTCCAAGAATCCGCGTGAGGCTGCGACGCCGCCGATTCGGGCCGC from Planctomycetota bacterium includes the following:
- a CDS encoding PAS domain-containing protein, with translation MVAGIGLVMAIALFILASHHCVADEHREPSPAHGAQAWEAWGILLSSLILTGILTFYFLSSIEYARRMAALAGRLQEANQALEGEVASRRRIAEAMARESAKLSAMIAGMEEGVVFADAEDRIVEVNDYFLRFVGRERSELIGQPLGNVHPACMRDRVQQVLDDFRSRVAAKPHVIQRRVGEHEFLLRVQPIYRNGAYDGVLLNLVDVTELAVARRAAENASRQLLATNAELQEQLAAYAAAAGYVLPGSPSQAGSPAAAPAHM
- a CDS encoding uroporphyrinogen decarboxylase family protein → MTPREVVTRAIEFRRPERLPINGYGPASDVTWIGYEQPKPPQAQDDPAVDQWLCRWGKTEVPNMGQVKGHPLEDLAGMNDFPWPDPDDPRRYVNVPKQLDDLAADPARRDHFTVTGIFMILWERMHSLHGFENCMLDLMDDRPAIHELAEHIVEYDLGIIRNMHRIAGSRIQALSFTEDWGTQSDLHVSPELFRRFFLPRYQRLFRAIHECGWFVWMHSCGKINKAIPGLIEAGVDVLNMQQPRANGIEEIGRQFAGKVCFESLCDIQATLPAGNRRAITAEARQLMRTWGTPDGGFILGDYGDHTAIGARPETKDFMLREFRRLDPWARRR
- a CDS encoding malectin domain-containing carbohydrate-binding protein gives rise to the protein MRANVPARLAVCAMLLLSASCAPRGGRQARPAPEPQPPAAPAARWGYVGGKAVARADAEVKNTQDKALYLTEHYSMTAYRIPIANGACSVKLHFAETYEGIKEPGQRVFTVAIEGKPVLVDFDVFKEAGNQSFAALVKEFQAEVKDGELTIAFAPKVQNPMINAIEVRPLRQGRPAGASLLINCGATADYEGKDGRIWRKDQEYQEAR
- a CDS encoding zinc-binding dehydrogenase, with translation MRGLKILDAGKVEVRDYPDPVPQGEEVVVRLEAAAICGSDLHALYQSPGEKRFIPGHEGAGVVVAVDKPRVLKVGDRVCTTAIYPCGVCDHCRMGYTIYCRKNKGVYGFGLDGVHATHVRICERSLLPLPESVSFEQGCLILDPVGTHHHANKRMGTNARHTVAVFGLGPMGLGAVCVTAFLGARVIAVDPIAFRRDLAKKLGAADVVDPAAGDVAAQIRELTKGYGLDRAFECSGKPQPLYTALDLVRHFGHVAIVGEQPEARISPSNHFNRKEITLSGSTCFPLGEFDEIVRLLDAGLPAARMITHRFPIEQGAEAYATFNTGNTGKVIFVA
- the mobB gene encoding molybdopterin-guanine dinucleotide biosynthesis protein B, giving the protein MANALCIIGQKHVGKTTLIERLIPELARRGYRVATVKRPAHHFEFDVPGRDSYRHFAAGAAATLVYGDGVVGLVRRTAAPPVLAELIAEHLADADLVLVEGHKSAPLPKIEVFRAGTHPRPLYGGQPDILAIASDEPLELGIPWLDLDDAGAIAAFIVERFPLRA